One window from the genome of Polynucleobacter sp. MWH-Svant-W18 encodes:
- a CDS encoding DEAD/DEAH box helicase — MLFTDLGLSEPILRAIAEEGYTSPTPIQAKSIPAVLQGGDLLAAAQTGTGKTAGFTLPILQRLSTSKSNSGKRLLRVLILTPTRELAAQVQESVVTYGKYTGLKSTVIFGGVGANPQIKAIAAGLDILVATPGRLLDLMSQKCVSLNEIEILVLDEADRMLDMGFLRDIKKILAALPKQRQNLLFSATFSTEIKALADGLLNSPALIEVARSNSTNEAIAQLIHPVDRSKKHPLLAHLIKTNDWKQVLVFTRTKHGANKLVTQLEKDGITSMAIHGNKSQTARTKALADFKAGKLTALVATDIAARGIDIDQLPHVVNYDLPNVSEDYVHRIGRTGRAGSNGVAVSLVCVDEHQMLRDIEKLIKQKLPQEIIAGFEPDPNAVAQPIQLRSQQHQQSRKPKTAGSGAAPAKRSSPPKRSFNR, encoded by the coding sequence ATGTTATTTACAGATCTTGGTTTATCAGAACCCATTCTTCGCGCTATTGCAGAAGAAGGCTACACCAGCCCCACCCCAATTCAAGCGAAATCTATTCCTGCCGTTCTGCAAGGCGGCGATCTTTTAGCGGCTGCACAAACAGGTACTGGCAAAACTGCAGGCTTTACGCTACCGATTTTGCAACGCCTTAGCACTAGCAAATCAAACTCAGGCAAGCGTCTACTGCGCGTTCTCATTTTGACACCTACTCGCGAACTGGCGGCACAGGTTCAAGAATCAGTTGTTACCTACGGTAAGTACACGGGTCTTAAGTCCACAGTGATTTTTGGTGGTGTTGGTGCGAATCCCCAAATTAAAGCTATTGCTGCTGGCCTAGATATTTTGGTTGCTACACCGGGACGACTACTTGATTTGATGTCGCAAAAATGTGTCTCACTAAATGAGATTGAAATTCTTGTCTTAGACGAGGCAGATCGCATGCTGGATATGGGATTCTTGCGCGATATCAAAAAGATTCTGGCTGCGTTACCAAAGCAACGTCAGAACCTCTTGTTCTCTGCTACCTTTTCGACCGAGATCAAGGCACTAGCTGATGGCCTACTCAATTCCCCTGCTTTAATTGAGGTAGCGCGGAGCAACAGCACTAACGAAGCGATTGCACAGCTCATTCACCCAGTTGATAGAAGCAAAAAGCATCCCTTACTGGCGCACCTCATTAAAACGAATGATTGGAAGCAAGTTTTAGTATTTACACGCACCAAGCATGGCGCTAATAAGCTTGTCACCCAATTAGAAAAAGATGGCATCACGAGTATGGCCATCCATGGCAATAAGAGTCAAACAGCTCGCACTAAAGCGCTGGCAGATTTCAAGGCAGGAAAATTGACTGCTCTCGTGGCGACCGATATCGCTGCGCGCGGTATTGATATTGACCAATTACCCCATGTAGTGAACTATGACCTACCGAATGTATCAGAAGACTATGTCCACCGTATTGGACGCACTGGTCGTGCAGGATCCAATGGCGTTGCAGTTTCTTTAGTCTGTGTAGATGAGCATCAGATGCTACGAGATATTGAAAAGCTGATTAAGCAAAAACTGCCGCAAGAGATCATTGCGGGATTTGAGCCGGATCCAAATGCAGTAGCTCAGCCAATTCAGTTGCGCA
- a CDS encoding YbgC/FadM family acyl-CoA thioesterase, with amino-acid sequence MNTTHTPTPYIHRVCYSDTDAAGFVYHGRYLEIFERSRAQWLAQRDLTPTILINEHGILLPVRELSMHFYKPGRLDDLLYIDQTIEHRGRSQVVVKQNAQRKVLNEGVEEMQVIASATLHIVCVDTTTLKPKALPDWLFLVDHTQ; translated from the coding sequence ATGAATACTACCCACACACCTACTCCGTATATCCACCGCGTTTGCTATTCCGATACTGATGCTGCTGGATTTGTTTATCACGGCCGCTATCTTGAAATCTTTGAACGCAGTCGTGCGCAATGGTTGGCGCAGCGTGATCTGACCCCGACTATCCTCATTAATGAACATGGCATCTTGCTACCGGTGCGTGAACTGAGTATGCATTTTTATAAACCAGGTCGCCTTGATGATTTACTTTATATTGATCAAACGATTGAACATCGTGGGCGCTCTCAAGTTGTCGTTAAACAAAATGCCCAGCGAAAAGTTCTCAATGAAGGCGTCGAGGAGATGCAAGTCATTGCAAGCGCAACGCTACATATCGTTTGTGTAGACACGACCACCCTTAAGCCCAAAGCCTTACCTGACTGGCTCTTTTTGGTAGACCATACCCAATGA
- a CDS encoding GNAT family N-acetyltransferase has protein sequence MEIVIKSWQQAFEEAFSIRREVFIEEQGVPEAMEIDEFDPPSRHALAYVNTLGVGTARLVKINTHQAQIGRMAVLIAFRKQGIGTALLSSLMDLAKAEGLQTLSLHAQAYAIPFYEKHGFVADGPVYDEAGIPHRNMMLLLPQNT, from the coding sequence GTGGAAATTGTTATTAAATCCTGGCAGCAAGCCTTTGAAGAGGCTTTCTCGATACGCAGGGAAGTGTTTATTGAGGAACAGGGTGTGCCCGAAGCCATGGAGATCGATGAATTTGACCCTCCGTCTCGGCATGCCTTAGCTTACGTAAATACCCTAGGTGTCGGCACTGCACGCTTAGTCAAAATAAATACTCATCAAGCCCAAATTGGTCGAATGGCAGTACTGATTGCCTTTCGGAAACAGGGCATTGGCACAGCATTATTAAGTAGCCTCATGGATTTAGCAAAAGCAGAAGGTCTGCAGACACTGTCATTACATGCTCAGGCATATGCGATACCCTTTTATGAAAAGCACGGGTTTGTTGCGGACGGTCCTGTCTATGATGAGGCCGGCATTCCCCATCGTAATATGATGCTCTTATTGCCACAGAATACTTAA
- a CDS encoding substrate-binding domain-containing protein has product MTFTTCRLLAITIAVCNLLITPALAQEKSIVVSSTTSTEQSGLFGFILPIFKMKTGIDVKVVAVGTGQALDIGRRGDADVVFVHDKPAEEIFVQEGYSTKRNEVMYNDFVLIGPKSDPAKVGGGKDIQVALQKISAAQAPFVSRGDKSGTHAAELRYWKGASITPTGSWYKETGSGMGPALNTASAMNAYILADRGTWLSFKNRGDLVILVQGDPKLFNQYGVMLVNPAKFPHVKKAEGQAFIDWLISKNGQDVIASYQIGGEQLFFPNPKK; this is encoded by the coding sequence ATGACATTCACCACCTGCCGTTTATTGGCCATCACGATTGCCGTATGCAACTTACTCATCACGCCTGCTCTAGCTCAAGAGAAGAGCATTGTGGTGTCCTCCACCACATCCACCGAACAGTCTGGCCTATTTGGTTTCATCTTGCCAATCTTCAAAATGAAGACCGGAATTGATGTAAAGGTGGTTGCGGTTGGAACTGGGCAGGCTTTAGATATTGGTCGTCGTGGAGATGCTGATGTCGTGTTTGTGCACGATAAGCCTGCAGAAGAGATTTTTGTACAGGAAGGTTATTCGACCAAACGCAATGAAGTGATGTACAACGATTTCGTCTTGATTGGACCTAAATCGGATCCAGCCAAAGTAGGTGGCGGCAAAGATATTCAAGTCGCTCTCCAAAAAATTTCTGCTGCACAAGCGCCATTTGTATCGCGTGGTGATAAGAGCGGTACGCATGCTGCTGAACTACGCTATTGGAAAGGTGCCAGCATTACTCCGACGGGCTCTTGGTATAAGGAAACAGGCTCAGGCATGGGCCCAGCCCTAAATACTGCTTCCGCTATGAACGCTTATATTTTGGCTGATAGAGGAACCTGGTTAAGCTTTAAGAACCGAGGTGATCTCGTGATTCTGGTTCAAGGGGATCCAAAGTTATTCAATCAATATGGTGTGATGTTGGTAAATCCAGCAAAGTTCCCGCATGTGAAAAAAGCGGAAGGCCAAGCCTTTATTGATTGGCTGATTTCTAAAAATGGTCAAGATGTAATTGCTAGCTATCAAATTGGTGGCGAACAACTCTTCTTCCCGAATCCTAAAAAATAG
- the modA gene encoding molybdate ABC transporter substrate-binding protein codes for MKILLGAALRKFILSLVFFLSQGLYAQPVTVAVAANMKEAFAEINVAFKTKGGSDLRVVYGSSGNFAAQIMNGAPFNLFISADEHFPLELYQQGKTVDEGAIYAIGKLALIAKNSSDMKLLDSKADLARAISKANKIAIAKPELAPYGKAAVEYLKAEGLLDLAKEKLIYGDNIGVATMYVVTGAADLGFTALSLAKSAEVSKDTNFILVNSKLYEPIKQRMVLIKGAPREAIALYQFIQTPQAKSILQKYGYSTP; via the coding sequence TTGAAAATTTTACTTGGGGCTGCATTGCGTAAATTTATTTTATCCCTCGTCTTTTTCCTTTCTCAAGGGCTCTACGCTCAACCGGTAACGGTTGCTGTAGCCGCAAATATGAAAGAGGCTTTTGCCGAGATCAATGTCGCTTTTAAAACAAAAGGGGGCTCTGACTTGAGGGTGGTCTATGGATCATCTGGAAACTTTGCTGCTCAGATTATGAATGGAGCACCCTTTAACTTGTTCATATCCGCAGATGAGCATTTCCCGCTGGAGCTTTATCAGCAGGGCAAGACAGTGGATGAGGGAGCAATTTATGCCATTGGTAAATTGGCGCTGATTGCAAAGAATTCTTCTGACATGAAGTTGCTCGATAGTAAGGCTGATTTAGCAAGAGCTATTTCCAAAGCAAATAAGATCGCGATTGCTAAGCCGGAATTGGCGCCATATGGTAAGGCTGCCGTTGAATATCTCAAGGCTGAAGGCTTGTTGGACCTTGCTAAAGAGAAGTTAATCTATGGCGACAATATTGGTGTGGCAACGATGTATGTTGTCACTGGTGCTGCTGATCTGGGTTTTACTGCGCTATCGTTGGCAAAGTCTGCGGAAGTTTCTAAAGATACGAATTTCATTTTAGTGAATAGCAAGCTCTATGAACCTATCAAGCAGCGCATGGTCTTAATCAAAGGCGCACCCCGAGAGGCGATCGCTTTATATCAATTTATTCAAACTCCTCAAGCGAAATCGATTCTGCAAAAGTACGGTTACAGCACCCCCTAA
- a CDS encoding FeoA family protein encodes MNLDQVELDALYRVIKVIAPQGAPQIKGQLEDIGFLPGEQVSVLRKGLLGKGPYMVRVGTSTFALRQSEARMISVECAPHA; translated from the coding sequence ATGAATTTGGATCAAGTCGAACTCGACGCTCTGTACCGTGTTATCAAGGTCATTGCCCCTCAGGGTGCCCCTCAAATAAAGGGTCAGTTGGAAGATATTGGGTTCTTACCGGGCGAGCAGGTTTCTGTTTTGCGCAAAGGTCTGCTTGGCAAAGGTCCTTACATGGTTCGAGTGGGCACCTCGACATTTGCATTGCGTCAATCTGAGGCGCGCATGATCTCGGTTGAATGTGCACCCCATGCCTGA